A region of the Candidatus Uhrbacteria bacterium CG10_big_fil_rev_8_21_14_0_10_50_16 genome:
CAATCAAAACGGCGCTACAACACCTGCATGCAAGCCCGAACGCCATTTCGTTCTTTCTAACGAGCTACAAGCTGAGTCGTTCTTCCGTTGGACTGATTGCCAAGACCGCCAAGATGGATAGGTCTTCGGCATACATCGCCTACGAGCAACTCAAAGAGCTAGGTCTCATGGAGGAGGAGACGGTTGGCAGACGAAAGGTGGTTTGGACACGCGAACCAAAGGCCGTCATTGCTCGTCTACGCACCGAGATCCGCCGCATGCGAAGGCAGGTAGAGTCTATCGAAGAAGCAATGCCGGAACTCCTCGCACAGTATGGCAGTCGTAATGACCGCCCCGTTCTGCAAGTATTTACTGGAAACGACGGTCTCCATCAGATAAAGAACGATATCTTGTCGGGCTCGGGCTTTGAGCTTCTCCTCATGTCCAACTTCCGTGAGGAGGCTGAGGTTTTTTCACGAGAGGAGCATGACAGCTTTATTCAACAGCGACTCTCGCAAAACATCACACTGCGTCTCATTGCGACAGACTCTCTCGAGGCACGCAAGATCCAAAGCTCCGATGCAAAAAATCATCGTGAAACTCTTGTAATAGAAGGTGATGCCCCATTTAATAATGAAACCTACATCTACGGCAATAAGGTCGCGATGCTCTCATTCAATGAGCAAACTGGCGTTATTGGCTTTATTATTCAGTCAAAGGAGTTTGCAGATGCGCAGCGCTGGATGTTTGAGCAGATTTGGAAACAATTAAATACAAGTAACAAGACTTGATAGCAGCTCACAACCGTTATCAAGGGACTATTAATCTATGCAGATCATTGTAAATAACCTTGATACGGAATATACGGATAACGGAGCAGGCGCAACAATCCTCTTGCTACACGGTTGGGGTACAAATGCGCGTTCGTTCAGCTCACTCACAAATATCCTAAGCTCCAACAATAGGTGCATATCTCTTTCTTTGCCCGGTTTCGGAAAGAGCGAGAACCCTCCTAAGGCATGGGCAGTTGAGGACTACGCTGCGTTTGTTCGTCAGTTTCTAATAAAGCTCGACATAGACAATCCAGATGTCCTTATTGGACATTCATTTGGTGGTAGGATCGCCGTTAAGGCAGTTGCAACGCTCAAAATCTCTCCCAAGAAACTAGTGTTAATTGCTTCTGCTGGATTGGCAGAGGAGACCAAGCACGCATACTTGGCAACGGGAATCATAAAGATCGGAAAGATCGTCACTTCGATCCCGCCTTTTTCGATTGCACGAAATACGTTGAAGCGCGTAATGCGACGCGCACGTGCAAGCAAGGACTATACGGAAGCCGGTGCGCTCAAAGACACGTTCGTTAATGTAGTCAATGAACATCTTGGAACAGATGCAAAGAAAGTACGTACTCCAACGTTGCTTATTTGGGGTAAGGAGGACGCCGAAACACCACTTACAGAGGCAAACGCCTTCAAGCAGAGTATCCCCAACTCTGAGCTTTGCATTATTCCAAACGCCGGTCATTTTGTCTTTCAGGAACAGTCCCGTACCGTCGCAAGAGCCATAAAACATTTCCTATGACTACCTCTTTTCTATCTCGCTATCGTCCTCGATTCTTACGCTCACTCGTATACATGCTCCAAGCCACGGAATACAACATTGGTGATTACATCAACTGGCTCCACCGAACGCGTGACTTTAGTAAGGTCGAGAAGCGCAAGCAACTTAAGCAATCGCACAAAGCGCTTGCTCTCCTGTACCTTGGCAGACTTCTTTGGCTCGCGCTCATACTGTTAGGCACTTCTCTTTCTGTTTATGGGTCAGCTATTGCTACAAAACTCTTAGGCATCCTCGTACTCATGCTGTCTCCGTTTCTATTGGCGTACATAATCACGATCCCCCTATTTATTCTCAAACTATTTGTACAAAAACCCATCGAAGCACTCATAATCTGGCGTGCGACGCAAACAATGGCACGTCACAAAGGGGTAAAAATTGCTATTGCTGGTAGTTACGGAAAAACATCCATGAGAGAAATGCTCCACACCGTTTTGTCTGAGGGTAAGCACGTTGCAGCCCCTCCACATAGTTACAACACGCCGCTAGGCGTTAGCGCTTTTGTTAAAACACTCAAAGGAGATGAGAAAGTGTTGATCTTTGAGCTGGGAGAATACTACCCGGGTGATGTAGCAAAGCTTTGCAAGATCGTGCAACCCGACATCGGGGTCATTACTGGAATCAATGAGGCACACCTGCAGAAATTTAAAACATTAAAGCAAACCGCCAAAACGATCTTTGAGTTAGCCGAGGCGTTACCATCGCAACCAGTTTATATAAATGGAGAGAGTCAAATTGCGTGCACATATGCAAAAGAATCTCACATCCTTTATGACCAAAATGGAATTGGGAGCTGGCACGTACATAATCCAGCAACAGACCTATCGGGCACATCTTTCACGCTCACAAAGGATGACCAACAGATCAAGCTCAAATCAAAACTTCTCGGCATGCATCAGATTGGTCCATTAGTCGCGGCAGTCGACATCGCTCACAAGCTCGGCCTAACAAACGAACACATTCAGTCCGGCGTTGCCAATACAAAACCATTTGAGCATCGCCTCGAACCAAGAGTTGATGAAAGCGGTATTACAACGCTTGACGACAGCTATAACGGTAACCCCGACGGAGTACGTGTCGTCATCGACTTTCTTAAAACCCTCAAGGGTCGTCGATTCTATGTAACGCCCGGGCTCGTGGAGATGGGCTCGCGCTCAAAAGAGGTTCACATGAAGATTGGCCATCAGCTCGCTAGCGCGAAGATAGAGCGCGTCGTACTAATAAGCAACTCTGTCACCCCCTATATTGAGCAAGGGTTGCGAGAAGCCAACTACAAGGGAGAAATTATTTGGTTCGATGATGCTCTCAAAGCCTACGCAACCTTGCCTAGCATGACCGTGAAGGGCGACATTATTCTTCTTCAAAACGATTGGCCCGATCAATATGCCTAACAAGAAAACAATCGCAGTAATCTTTGGTGGGAAAAGTGCCGAGCATGACGTCTCTATTATCACGGCCCACACGCCCATCATCCAGTCACTTGTTGCTATGGGCAAGTACAACATCCTACCTATCTATGTTACAAAGGACGGTGATTGGTATTCCGATGAAGCAATGAACGATATGGCTTACTTTAGGAAAGGTGGTATTGAAGGCAAGCTCAAGAAATTAAAGCCTCTTCAACTGTCACTCGGGAATGCTTTGTCTATTATTTTTCCAGGCATCATCCCGAAGACTGTAAAAGTCGACATTGTATTTCCAGCTATGCACGGAACGTTCGGCGAAGATGGGAGTCTCATGGGGGTTCTGCGCATGGCAAACGTTCCGTTCGTCGGTTGCGATCTTGCCGCATCTGCCGTTGCCATGGACAAGGTATTCACCAAGCAAATTGCAGAAGCAGAAGGCATCCCAGTTGTGCCGTATGTTTGGTTTACCAAACAAGAATGGCTATCCGATATGGACGTTTGCATCAAGAAGACCGCCGGACTAACGTGGCCACTGTTTGTAAAGCCGGTACACCTTGGCTCATCTATTGCTATTACAAAAGTAAAGAATCAAACAGAACTCAAACGCGCTATTGAAGTCGCATTTCATTATGACGACAAAGTGCTGGTTGAGGAGAGTGTAGACAATCTCATTGAGGTCACGCTTCCAATCATGGGGAATGACCAGCCCCAGGTTGCCAGCATTGAGCGACCTTTGAACAAGACAGAGTTTTTTAACTTTGAAGACAAATATCTGTCTGGCGGGAAAAAAGGATCGGGAGGTAACAGCGCTTATAGTGAAGTCCCTGCAAAAATATCATCAGATCTTGCACACAAAGTAGAAGAGCTGGGAAAACAAGTCTATCGCGTTCTAGGATGCACGGGCACCGCACGCGTTGACTTCCTTATTAACTCAAAGCGAGAGCACATATTCGTTAACGAGGTGAACACGCTCCCCGGGAGTCTCTACCATCACAACTGGAAGATGTCGGGTGTGTCTAATATTGATCTTGTACGCAGACTTATCGAGCTCGGAGAGGAAAAATTCCTAAGAGAATCAACAATCGTACGTGTGTTTAAATCCAACGTGTTGCACAAAGACTAATGGCATATGCTCTCCCACCCTGCAACGAAAAACACCCCTTTCGGGGTGCCTTTCGTTGGAGCGGGTAGAGGGAATCGAACCCTCATCTCAAGCTTGGAAGGCTCGCATAATAAGCCACTATACTATACCCGCATATTGTTTAATGTACCTTCTTCCCTCTCCCGACTTCAGCCACTTTTCTCGAATGCGACCTACTATAAAGTCAGGATGAGTTTCCGTTAGAATAACACGGAACGGCCGTTTGTGTTTTGTTGATCGATTTCTTCCGGAATTGTGCTCACTTAATCGTCGATCAAGATCTTTACACATTCCTATGTACAGAGTCCCATCAAATTCACTCACCAGCGCATAGACAGTTATCATAGCTCGGATTTTGTTTTCGTAGATGTAAATCCCCGAACCCTCATCTCAAGCTTGGAAGCCTGCCTGCCGGCAGGCAGGGCTCGCATAATAAGCCACTATACTATACCCGCATGTTCTTTTTCGTAGGCAACTATAACAAATAGGTCATTTTTTTGCAAGAGTTGATCCAGTTGGCCTTACTATTCATTGTTCTTATGAGGTAACTCATCGTAGAGAGCCATTTTGCCAATCCCTCATAAAAAAGTGAAACGGCAGCCTCGGATGGCCGCCGTTCACGTACGTTGACATAGATTTGGGCTTTTTACACCCTACCCGCTTGAGTAACCAGGACCTCGCACGCCCTTTCCGATGGTCACCTAGCGTCTGCAATACCCTAAGCGCGTTTCATACAAAAGTCGCGCGCTCCACAGGTCTCTCCGTACGTGGCTGACCAACCAACGTACCCCGTGTGGACTAACTACCGCAGGTGCTTTCTCACCTCAAATGATCCTCTTTGTCCAAGGTCGGTAGTTCTTTCACCTTCAGCGCGGCGCGAGCCGTGCGCGGAAGGTGTGGTCGAAGATGTCGAGTGGGGGGGTGTAGGCGTTTGCGGAGAGAGCTTCCGCTGCCTACATACATAGATTCATACTGTCCTCCTTCCGTTCGACCTAACCTTTATACCCTAAAATACCATTTTGTCAATAGTTCGCGTATAAAACAATAAAAAAACGCCTAAAACGGCGCCATTTTTAACAATCACTACCCAACCAACCCAGCCCAGGCAATAGCTGCAGCATCGGCAGCGTCATCTGGTTTTGGAATCTCCTTTAGGTGCAAAATTCGCTTTATCATTTCCTGAACCTGCTGCTTGTCTGCTGCTCCATTGCCTGTGACGGACTGTTTAACTTGCCCAGGTCCCAACTCAATCACCTCTACTGTAAACGCACCGGCGATTGCCAACACCACGCCGCGTGCCTCGGCCACCGCCAGAGCCGTGGTCTGATTATTAGAAAAAAACAATGTCTCAATCGCCAAGCGCGTGGGGTGATGTGTATCAAACAACCCGCGAACCTCCCTTGCAATCACACTCAATCGCTTTGCATGCGTGTCCGTCTTCTCCGTTTGAATACACCCCACATCCAACAACGTTTCCTGTCCCACATCACCAACAATAACCGCATACCCCATGCGGTCGTATCCTGGATCAATCCCGAGCGTAACTTTAGGTGTTGTGTTCATTCTATTGGCCAACACCCTACTTGATATTCGTAAACACCTCCTGCACATCATCCAAATCCTCCAACGCGTCGGTGATCTTCTCCACTTTTTCATGTGCTTCCTCATCTACCTCCATGGGCATTTTGGACACGTACTGCAAACTCGCCTCTTCTGGCTTAATGTTCATAGCTTCTAACGCATCGATCAACGCTTTAAACGTATCGATCGCACCCGTAACAATCCACCCTTCATCACTTTCTTCAATATCTTCTGCGCCCGCCTCAATCAACGCAATCTCCATGTCCTCGGGTGAGACAACCTCGGCGTTACGAGCTACAACCACCACGACTTTTCGATCAAAATTAAACAACACGCTCCCCTGTTCTGCGGGCGTAGCTCCCGACTTCTTAAGCGCCGTTTGAACCTCTGCCACAGTTCGATTCTTATTATCCGATAACGTCGAAATGACAAACGCGACACCCTTTGGGCCGTACGCTTCATACAATCCCTCCACCATCACGTTGCCTTCACCCTCACCAGTTCCACGCTTAATCGCGCGATCAATATTGTCGTTTGGCATGTTGGCCGCCTTGGCTGAGTCGACCGCAATGCGCAGCTTAAAATTCATGCTCATGTCTCCCCCACCTTCACGCGCGGCCACCGCGATCGCTTTTGCAATTTTTGTAAACGCACCCGCACGTTTTGCGTCGGCTGCCCCCTTTTTATTCTTGATTTTGGACCACTTGTTATGTCCAGACATAGCGAGGAGTTAACAATGAATAGAAATGTTACTGCACCATGGCTGCCCAAACATCTTTGAGCGCGCGTGCGTCACTGAGCGCGTGATGTTCTGGGTAGTCGTTACCGTCTAATCCCAAATAATGCATCAACACGCCGCGGCGCTCGGATCGCATTTGACCCGGGTCTTGCCCATCGCCAAAGAGCATGGAGGCAAAATCGATCGGCATCCAATGAAAGGGAAGTGACTCTGTTCCAAAAAGCTTGACCATGTACACCATATCGTACTGCGGGACGAATGCTACCATGTGTGGTTTCCCTGCTCCCAAAAAATCTGCAATCTTCTTTTTTGCCTCGTCGCGCGAGATATTCTCTCCCGTGAGCGTTGGTAAAATATTGGTGCGAACCCACGGATGTATCTCTCCCTCATAGGCAATCTCCACATAGAATTCCTCCCCATTTGGCTTAACCATGCCCACCGATAAAATCTCACCTGTGTAGGGGTTGAGGTCCGTAAACTCTGTATCCACATACACAATATTGTTGGAAAATGCTTTCATAGTGGTTGTATCCTACCAATCTGCGGCTATTCTGTCACTCCAACCAAAAACCCCACGCACAAGGCGCGGGGTTTACTCTTACTGATTCCAAACGCGTTCGCACGACATGTGTCGTTTACCGATAATCTCGTTGCCGGACGTATCCGTCGCCGGTGAGTCTACACACGTCTCTACCATATCCGTTGCCTGTGTAGCACTATCCAGGATGTAGTAGCTCCACCAAACATTTCTCATGTCTCCACGACTTGTTCCCACGACGGTTTGATGAGGAAGGAAGTCACCTAAAAAGTACCCATCCTCCATAACACCACTGAGCGGTTGATAACGAATAAATATATTTCCGTTCCACATCATCGGATGGCCATATCCTTCTCCGTTTTTGACAAAGGCATAAACCTCCGTACCAAACTTACAAAGTTGAATCTGATTACCGTTCAGGTTGTTAGCCGTTTTTACGATTTTTTGTGTGAAGACCGCATCATTGATTCTAGGCACATAGTTGTTTTGTGCAACATCCGCTATTGTAAACGGTAGACCGTAAGATGAGACAGAAGATGTTTCACACGTTCGCGCCTGTTCGAACATGCCAGCCACAAGCTTTTGCATCGCCGTTTTATATCCCTGACCCGTCTGTGCGTCAACATCATACGTAATATCAAGCCCTGTTGCCGACAACTCTCCCAATCCAGGGAGTGTACTGTCGGATTCCGTAGACCCTTCTTCCACGATATCCGATGCGACCTCGTTTGTTGCATCTGATTCTTCCGATCGCGGATTCGAGGATGTGACAACGACATCTGAGGAATCCGATTGGTGAACACCAAACCAGATGGCCGCACCCGTCGCACTAAGCGCAAGCACAATGAGAATAATCACCAAGTACCACGGTGCGCCATGCGATGCTGATGTTGGGGGTGTAAATGATTCCATAATGGTTTCATTGTATCAAACTTTGAGATCAACCGGGAGCGACGTGGTCTTTTGCACAAAACAAAGAAGCGCCGAAGCGCTTCTTTGTTTTATTCCTCGTCCACGGACGCAAGTACCTCTTCTGTTGGCTCCTCGTCGTCCTCTGTATCTTCCTCAATCTCTTCGACGTCCTTTTCTACGACGTCTTCTACATCAGAAACCTCACCTTCCGGTAACTCACCAATCGTCTTGGTTGTGGCCTCCATGATCTCATCGGCAACGGCGATCACGTCTCCCGCACGAGGCTCCGGTGTCACAACCTCATACAACTCAGGATCTTCCATGAAGTCTGGATCTTCCTCAAGTGGCAGCATGCCTGTACCTGCTGGGATGAGTTTTCCAATAATCACGTTCTCCTTAAGTCCACGCAACTCGTCCACCTTTCCGGTAACGGCGGCGTTAAT
Encoded here:
- a CDS encoding crossover junction endodeoxyribonuclease RuvC; protein product: MRKHMKKWRRSPTRWRIWMMCRRCLRISSRVLANRMNTTPKVTLGIDPGYDRMGYAVIVGDVGQETLLDVGCIQTEKTDTHAKRLSVIAREVRGLFDTHHPTRLAIETLFFSNNQTTALAVAEARGVVLAIAGAFTVEVIELGPGQVKQSVTGNGAADKQQVQEMIKRILHLKEIPKPDDAADAAAIAWAGLVG
- a CDS encoding YebC/PmpR family DNA-binding transcriptional regulator, translating into MSGHNKWSKIKNKKGAADAKRAGAFTKIAKAIAVAAREGGGDMSMNFKLRIAVDSAKAANMPNDNIDRAIKRGTGEGEGNVMVEGLYEAYGPKGVAFVISTLSDNKNRTVAEVQTALKKSGATPAEQGSVLFNFDRKVVVVVARNAEVVSPEDMEIALIEAGAEDIEESDEGWIVTGAIDTFKALIDALEAMNIKPEEASLQYVSKMPMEVDEEAHEKVEKITDALEDLDDVQEVFTNIK
- a CDS encoding endonuclease is translated as MITVYALVSEFDGTLYIGMCKDLDRRLSEHNSGRNRSTKHKRPFRVILTETHPDFIVGRIREKWLKSGEGRRYIKQYAGIV
- a CDS encoding alpha/beta hydrolase yields the protein MQIIVNNLDTEYTDNGAGATILLLHGWGTNARSFSSLTNILSSNNRCISLSLPGFGKSENPPKAWAVEDYAAFVRQFLIKLDIDNPDVLIGHSFGGRIAVKAVATLKISPKKLVLIASAGLAEETKHAYLATGIIKIGKIVTSIPPFSIARNTLKRVMRRARASKDYTEAGALKDTFVNVVNEHLGTDAKKVRTPTLLIWGKEDAETPLTEANAFKQSIPNSELCIIPNAGHFVFQEQSRTVARAIKHFL